The Caldilineales bacterium genome segment ATCGTGCCGCATGTCGGCGGCATAGGCGTCCAACTGGCCGTCGACGTGCTGCAAGGTGGCGAAGTCCTCGTCCAGCAACTCCAGGCGCTGCTTCAGCAGGTCGAGATAGGCGGATTGCAGCCGCTCGGCCACGCCCAGGGGGCTTTCCAGCTTCAGTTGCAGCCGTTGTTGCTGGTCGAGCGTGCGGAGGATGTAGGATTCCAACTCCTCGAAGCGCGAGGCGGCCAGCAGGCGGGGGCGGTCGGCGTCGTCGGCAGCGCGGGCGCGCTGCGCCAACCGCACCGAGACCGGGAAGATGCGCGGCACCGCGCCCAGCACGCCCGCCGCCTGGTCGCGCACGAAATCCACCACCTGGTTGATACTGGCTTCGTCCTCGAGGATGTCGATTTTGTTGATGACGATGACGACCTTCTTGCCCCAGTCGCGCACCAGCTGCATGAACACCCGCTCGCTTTCGCTGAAGGGGCGGTCGGTGGAGGTGACGAACAGGATCAGGTCGGCGCGGGGGACGAAGGCTTCGGTGATCTCCTGGTGGCGCTGGATGATGGCGTTGGTGCCAGGGGTATCGACGATGTTGATCTCGCGCAGCCACTCCACCGGATAGCTGACCCGCAGCAGAAACGGCTCGATCTGCTCGGCGGTGGAGCGGGGGCCGTAGGTGAGGACGTGGATCTGGCTGGTGGTGGGGGTGACGCCTTCATCCAGGAATTTCTGCCCCAACATGGCGTTGATGAAGGCCGATTTGCCGCTATTGAATTCGCCCACGACGACGAGCAGGAAGAACTCGTCCAGTTGTAGCCGGGTGCGGGCCAGCAACTCGCGCTCGCTCGCCGGCGATTCGATGCGCACGGCGATGCTTTCCAGCCGCGTGAACACCTCGCGCTCACGCTCCAGGATCTGGTGCTGTGGCGGCGTGAGGATGTTCTGCATGGTCGGGCGCCGTCTCAGGCTTTGACCAG includes the following:
- a CDS encoding dynamin family protein, which produces MQNILTPPQHQILEREREVFTRLESIAVRIESPASERELLARTRLQLDEFFLLVVVGEFNSGKSAFINAMLGQKFLDEGVTPTTSQIHVLTYGPRSTAEQIEPFLLRVSYPVEWLREINIVDTPGTNAIIQRHQEITEAFVPRADLILFVTSTDRPFSESERVFMQLVRDWGKKVVIVINKIDILEDEASINQVVDFVRDQAAGVLGAVPRIFPVSVRLAQRARAADDADRPRLLAASRFEELESYILRTLDQQQRLQLKLESPLGVAERLQSAYLDLLKQRLELLDEDFATLQHVDGQLDAYAADMRHDFRFRLSRIENILQDLRLRGDRFFEETIRMGRFLDLLNSARLRAEFEQQVVADTHQRIETEVNDLIDWMIERNYRQWQDVTGYLNRRAAQYGDRVLGEVGGSFDINRQQLLQSVGRAAREVVATYDHQAEARALSESVRNSLTTMGAVEIGAVGLGALLLHLLTRALDPLGILAAGGLAIAGLFILPARRRRAKDDLDAKIEAVRTRLLETMTQQFERELARSLQEIREAIAPYTRFIRSEHEKVTALDAELGGVALTLRQLRSQLHALQNGR